A DNA window from Candidatus Thorarchaeota archaeon contains the following coding sequences:
- a CDS encoding CoB--CoM heterodisulfide reductase iron-sulfur subunit B family protein: MRTEMTLSYELFLGCAIPARFNNYESSLRAVAKELGVELIDFEGASCCGTVVMKSIHEASWLSLSGRNIALAESRGHDIVTPCNGCFGSLKDTDHVLHGHSQLREAVNKTLKPLGLQYQGKAKIRHFVEVLYDLREEIAGHIVRPLDGLRIAFHPGCHLLRPSNVAGFDDPELPRKVDELLELTGAKSVPWGLKLRCCGSPLLIASEEVATRILREKMISAREAGAHCIVTNCPACHTQFDLQLRGLKDDNGQSLEMPGLFVTQVLGLAMGLDSEQLGLQLNRISLDPIRGLLGL, translated from the coding sequence GTGAGGACTGAGATGACCCTCAGCTACGAGCTATTTCTGGGCTGTGCGATTCCCGCCAGATTCAACAACTATGAGAGTTCTCTTCGGGCAGTCGCAAAGGAACTGGGTGTCGAGCTGATCGACTTCGAAGGCGCCTCGTGCTGTGGTACTGTCGTCATGAAGTCGATTCATGAAGCCAGCTGGCTCTCTCTCTCGGGAAGGAACATCGCACTTGCGGAGAGCCGAGGACACGACATCGTGACACCTTGCAATGGTTGCTTCGGCTCATTGAAGGACACCGACCATGTTCTCCACGGGCATAGTCAACTGCGCGAAGCGGTCAACAAGACCCTCAAGCCTCTGGGTCTGCAGTACCAGGGAAAGGCGAAGATCCGCCACTTCGTAGAGGTCCTGTATGACCTGAGAGAGGAGATTGCAGGCCACATAGTCAGGCCTCTCGATGGACTGCGGATTGCCTTTCACCCCGGGTGTCATCTCCTCAGGCCATCCAATGTGGCCGGGTTCGACGACCCCGAGCTACCGCGGAAGGTCGACGAACTGCTGGAGCTGACTGGTGCGAAGAGTGTACCGTGGGGCCTGAAGCTTCGCTGCTGTGGGTCGCCACTGCTCATTGCCAGCGAGGAAGTCGCAACTCGAATCCTTCGAGAGAAGATGATCTCGGCACGAGAGGCAGGTGCTCACTGTATCGTCACGAACTGCCCTGCATGCCATACTCAGTTTGACCTGCAGCTGAGGGGACTCAAAGACGACAACGGACAGTCACTGGAGATGCCCGGTCTGTTTGTGACACAGGTGCTGGGACTGGCCATGGGCCTCGACTCTGAACAACTGGGTCTTCAGCTGAACAGAATCTCACTCGACCCCATCCGAGGACTGCTTGGACTGTAG
- the hdrC gene encoding CoB--CoM heterodisulfide reductase subunit C → MIKKTGGPNIQSCFQCGTCSGSCPAGARTNYLVRGIIRKALLGLKEEVISAPELWYCTTCYTCTDRCPQDVKPTDVIKAIRNIAVAEGYMLEPHQKVAQKVLEAGHAVPLDKESWSQLREKVGLKPMPPNASSHPEAVEEILKMAKKSKFDRLVAEKGK, encoded by the coding sequence ATGATAAAGAAGACTGGTGGTCCCAACATCCAGAGTTGTTTTCAGTGTGGGACCTGTTCAGGCTCCTGCCCGGCCGGGGCAAGGACCAACTATCTTGTCAGAGGAATCATTCGCAAGGCTCTGTTAGGCCTCAAGGAAGAGGTGATCTCCGCACCTGAGCTGTGGTACTGCACCACCTGCTATACCTGCACTGACCGCTGTCCTCAGGACGTGAAGCCCACCGATGTGATCAAGGCGATACGCAATATTGCAGTCGCGGAGGGGTACATGCTTGAGCCCCACCAGAAGGTGGCACAGAAGGTGCTTGAGGCCGGTCATGCTGTGCCACTCGACAAGGAGTCGTGGTCGCAGCTCAGAGAGAAGGTCGGTCTGAAACCCATGCCACCCAATGCTTCCAGCCATCCTGAGGCGGTTGAAGAGATTCTGAAGATGGCCAAGAAGAGCAAGTTCGACAGACTTGTCGCTGAAAAGGGGAAGTGA
- the hdrC gene encoding CoB--CoM heterodisulfide reductase subunit C: MAESIKRETIDGSSIDPSFVDRIVGKGADRIRTCIQCGTCSSVCPSGRRTAFRTRELIRKALLGLKEEVLSSPDLWLCATCLTCLERCPRQIKVTDAIIIMRNMAVKEGFMLPQHRKSSQKLIETGHAVPLDDANREMRSELGLQEIPPTVHSDEKALREVQEILKRTGFVDTIEKEPGAQ, from the coding sequence ATGGCCGAATCCATCAAGCGAGAGACAATCGATGGAAGTAGTATCGACCCATCTTTTGTCGACAGAATAGTTGGGAAGGGTGCTGACAGGATACGAACCTGCATCCAGTGTGGAACATGTTCGTCAGTGTGCCCTAGCGGTCGTCGCACCGCATTTCGTACCCGCGAACTGATTCGCAAGGCCCTTCTCGGTCTAAAGGAGGAGGTCCTGAGCTCTCCGGACCTGTGGCTCTGTGCAACCTGCCTCACATGCCTTGAGAGATGTCCGCGTCAGATCAAAGTCACTGATGCAATCATCATCATGAGGAACATGGCAGTCAAGGAGGGATTCATGTTGCCGCAACACAGGAAGTCCTCCCAGAAGCTCATTGAAACAGGCCATGCAGTGCCACTGGATGACGCAAATCGAGAGATGCGCAGCGAGTTGGGGCTTCAGGAGATACCACCGACGGTGCACTCGGATGAGAAGGCGCTCAGGGAGGTCCAAGAGATTCTCAAGCGGACCGGTTTCGTGGACACAATAGAAAAGGAGCCAGGAGCCCAGTGA
- the hdrB gene encoding CoB--CoM heterodisulfide reductase subunit B: protein MTESETPTYSLFLGCVMPNRFPNVEKSIREVLPRLGIKIVDLEGASCCPAPGVIRSFSEPTWLALAARNLALAEKAGHDIITGCNGCYGTFKETLAEVNAHPQRLKEIQEVFKGLGIKFTAKSDAKHLIEVIYSLGVEKVRSTVVRPLKGIRVGVHYGCHLLKPSKNRPWKQTQKHTFLDELVEATGATSVKYKDKFLCCGAGGGVRGSNVPVSIDIAKEKLDNMIEAGVDAVVDVCSFCHLQFEHSQAQLNKELGEARYQVPVIYYTQLLGLAMGLDPELLGLNKHVVNTQPLLEKVLG from the coding sequence ATGACCGAGTCTGAGACACCCACCTATTCGCTGTTCTTGGGCTGTGTCATGCCCAACCGATTTCCCAACGTGGAGAAGAGCATTCGAGAGGTACTTCCGAGGCTCGGTATCAAGATTGTGGACCTAGAGGGAGCGAGCTGCTGTCCTGCACCGGGAGTGATTCGGTCGTTCAGCGAGCCCACATGGCTGGCACTTGCGGCCAGGAATCTTGCCCTCGCTGAGAAGGCCGGACACGACATAATCACCGGGTGCAATGGATGCTACGGCACCTTCAAGGAGACCCTAGCGGAGGTCAACGCACATCCACAGAGACTGAAGGAGATTCAGGAGGTATTCAAAGGACTTGGTATCAAGTTCACAGCCAAGTCTGACGCGAAGCACCTTATCGAGGTGATCTATTCTCTGGGAGTCGAGAAGGTCAGGTCAACAGTCGTACGACCACTCAAAGGCATCAGGGTGGGCGTTCACTATGGATGCCATCTCTTGAAACCGAGCAAGAACAGACCTTGGAAGCAGACTCAGAAGCACACATTCCTCGATGAACTTGTGGAGGCGACTGGCGCTACCAGCGTCAAGTACAAGGACAAGTTCCTCTGCTGCGGTGCAGGCGGTGGCGTGCGCGGCAGCAACGTCCCGGTCAGTATCGACATCGCAAAGGAGAAGCTCGATAACATGATAGAGGCTGGTGTGGATGCAGTGGTGGACGTCTGCTCATTCTGCCACCTGCAGTTCGAGCACTCGCAGGCCCAGCTCAACAAGGAACTGGGTGAAGCGCGCTATCAGGTACCAGTCATCTACTACACTCAGCTGCTGGGACTAGCTATGGGACTCGATCCAGAGTTGCTGGGACTCAACAAGCATGTTGTCAATACACAGCCGCTGCTTGAAAAGGTGCTCGGCTAG
- a CDS encoding DUF2096 family protein, which yields MVSLEGLSAGWMVINELLGELREKGAFIPDLTYADMRNTKMSLEYLRSFGAEMGTTDEEDSRLREEMEHRMLLLRDTVMMWAEQQGGPDYRRRWQESFDRAVRGEIPPPEEARSIPITDLPRDKDVGFFRIRLLEDIPVEVISEIAEDCRVNISLDGDRHLQVSGKRECVRQAMTRLGRLFYGESRVK from the coding sequence ATGGTGTCACTCGAAGGACTCAGCGCGGGGTGGATGGTCATCAATGAACTCCTCGGAGAACTGAGAGAGAAGGGTGCATTCATTCCAGACCTGACCTATGCGGACATGCGGAACACCAAGATGAGTCTGGAGTATCTACGTTCTTTCGGTGCAGAGATGGGCACCACCGATGAAGAGGACTCGCGCCTCAGAGAGGAAATGGAGCACAGGATGTTGCTCTTGAGAGACACAGTCATGATGTGGGCTGAACAGCAGGGCGGACCCGACTACAGACGACGGTGGCAGGAGAGCTTTGACAGAGCAGTCCGTGGAGAGATACCTCCCCCCGAAGAGGCGCGCTCGATACCTATAACGGACCTGCCACGCGACAAGGACGTGGGGTTCTTTAGGATTCGACTTCTCGAAGACATCCCTGTCGAGGTGATCTCAGAGATTGCCGAAGATTGCAGGGTCAACATCTCTCTTGATGGCGACAGACATCTGCAAGTGAGTGGGAAGCGGGAGTGTGTCAGACAGGCAATGACGCGACTCGGACGGCTCTTCTATGGTGAGAGCAGAGTGAAATGA
- a CDS encoding 4Fe-4S dicluster domain-containing protein — MTQSWGQFKSFEGRQFKALDAEFTAEVGRLLGGQDLSACFQCAKCSAGCTVSDKVNIQVHELMRMLLFGLREVLETDMVWLCTTCYTCQERCPQGIEITDIIFGLKNMAFRKGIAPAGYLGARKGLYDTGRLYEATDWEREDLGLDPVPRLDVRDTQKMLDSTGLMKLEESED, encoded by the coding sequence ATGACACAGAGTTGGGGTCAGTTCAAGTCCTTTGAGGGTCGCCAGTTCAAGGCACTGGACGCAGAGTTCACAGCCGAGGTGGGGCGTCTTCTTGGTGGTCAGGACCTCTCTGCATGCTTCCAGTGTGCCAAGTGCAGTGCGGGCTGTACCGTTAGCGACAAGGTCAACATCCAGGTGCATGAGCTCATGCGTATGCTCCTCTTTGGACTCAGGGAAGTACTAGAGACAGACATGGTCTGGTTGTGTACCACCTGTTATACCTGTCAGGAGCGCTGCCCGCAGGGGATTGAGATAACAGACATAATCTTTGGTCTGAAGAACATGGCCTTTCGAAAGGGAATTGCCCCCGCCGGATACCTGGGTGCAAGAAAGGGTCTGTATGACACAGGTCGTCTGTATGAGGCGACTGACTGGGAACGCGAGGACCTAGGTCTGGACCCTGTCCCAAGGCTGGATGTCAGGGACACGCAGAAGATGCTGGACAGTACTGGTCTGATGAAGCTGGAGGAGAGTGAGGACTGA
- a CDS encoding hydrogenase iron-sulfur subunit, giving the protein MAKANTKPVVIIGAGIAGIRAALDLAEMGVRVFMVEKEPSIGGHMAQLDKVFPTMDCSMCIMGPWMVDCSRHPNIEILAYSEVKEVTGKKGDFTVKVLRRTRRVNVDKCTGCGDCQRVCPIEVPNEYDMGLKMRKAAYIPFPQAVPNVATIDFTNCIECMTCVKTCKASAIDFAIKDEPVEINAGAIILATGYKLLDPSTVPEYGYGRYANVVSSLEYERMVSASGPTRGVVMRPSDGREPHRIAFVQCVGSRDVNHCAYCSRICCTYATKESIITKEHTPEVHIDILYNDMRAFGKGFEEFLVRGETEYGIRYVKGLPSEIQEDPATGDLLVRHSDVKGHEVLLDRYDLVVLCPAMVPNDNTALFERIGLTSDQYGFVPGVGGHIESVRTNIPGVYMCGTVNQPKDIPDSVAQASAASALAVLDLAISPREPAEVVTEADLELMAAEPRIGVFICSCGINIAGTVDVAEVTRYASTLPGVVHAENLLYSCSSDAQVVIKEAIRQHNLNRVIVASCTPRTHEPLFRATIQEAGLNKYLFEMANIREHCSWIHQTAKDEATAKAMDLVRMSVARSRILEPQTEAITQVEPSALVIGAGVAGMSAARTIAEAGFKVYLVEREDHVGGLLNKLRSVDFDFRPAADVVAENERAVRSSPNIELMLESEVVDAKGSIGAFDVTIKTGNKKREVKVGVVVVATGALPLEEQGLYGLKKLPEVMTELEFNQRLASGEGLTDGETFAVIHCAGSREDESVEKARTWCSAICCTVALEHTLELLKAYPKSRVFHLYRDLRVAYSAEDKYREARKKGVVFIRFDKNSPPEVKKGSGKALRVEVTDQILGARLLLDVDHVVLATAMVPAEQNKVISELFKVPLNMSGFFMEAHPKLRPVDFQTDGVYVAGTATAPKSIDEAIAQGRGAAARALIPLISGVRKTEAIVSVVDPEVCVGCGTCEINCVYNAIEVMPGEGGHDYAVSNPVLCQGCGKCAAGCPAGAITMKHFTDDQILAQVKAAIADLPANQPRILAMICNWCSYAGADNAGVSRLQQPSTVRDIRVMCTGRISVAHILEAFRLGADMVWISGCHFGDCHYVDGNVSFERRYSIAKRIIEKAGLEPERLQFTQISASEGSVWAEKVRELSSLVERLGPSPLRR; this is encoded by the coding sequence ATGGCCAAGGCCAACACGAAGCCGGTTGTCATAATTGGCGCAGGCATTGCGGGTATCCGCGCAGCCCTCGACCTCGCCGAGATGGGCGTCAGGGTCTTTATGGTTGAGAAGGAGCCCTCCATAGGGGGACATATGGCTCAACTCGACAAGGTATTTCCAACGATGGACTGTTCCATGTGCATCATGGGTCCGTGGATGGTTGACTGTTCAAGGCACCCCAACATTGAGATTCTTGCGTACTCGGAAGTCAAGGAGGTGACGGGGAAGAAGGGCGACTTCACGGTCAAGGTGCTCAGGCGGACTCGAAGAGTGAACGTGGACAAGTGCACGGGCTGTGGGGACTGCCAGCGAGTGTGCCCAATCGAGGTTCCAAACGAGTATGACATGGGTCTGAAGATGCGGAAGGCCGCATACATCCCGTTTCCTCAGGCAGTACCCAATGTCGCCACTATTGACTTCACCAACTGCATCGAGTGTATGACCTGTGTCAAGACATGCAAGGCTTCTGCAATCGACTTCGCAATAAAGGACGAGCCTGTCGAGATCAACGCGGGCGCAATCATCCTTGCAACCGGCTACAAGTTGCTTGACCCCTCGACGGTACCCGAGTATGGTTATGGTCGGTATGCGAACGTTGTGTCAAGTCTTGAGTACGAGCGGATGGTCAGTGCAAGTGGTCCGACGAGGGGCGTTGTGATGAGGCCTTCAGATGGCCGTGAACCGCACCGTATCGCCTTTGTCCAGTGTGTGGGTTCGCGCGACGTGAATCACTGCGCGTACTGCTCTAGAATCTGCTGTACCTACGCAACAAAGGAGTCCATCATCACAAAGGAGCACACCCCCGAGGTCCATATTGATATCCTGTACAATGACATGCGCGCCTTCGGCAAGGGCTTCGAGGAATTCCTTGTACGCGGGGAGACGGAGTATGGCATAAGATATGTCAAGGGCCTACCCAGTGAGATACAGGAGGACCCGGCAACTGGTGACCTACTTGTGCGACACAGCGATGTCAAGGGTCATGAGGTGCTGCTTGACAGGTATGACCTGGTAGTCCTCTGTCCGGCAATGGTCCCAAATGACAACACCGCTCTGTTCGAGAGAATCGGTCTCACTAGTGACCAGTACGGCTTTGTGCCCGGTGTGGGTGGTCACATCGAGAGTGTGCGGACCAACATACCCGGGGTCTACATGTGCGGTACTGTGAATCAACCAAAGGACATTCCGGACTCAGTGGCACAGGCCAGCGCTGCCTCTGCCCTTGCAGTGCTTGACCTCGCGATATCTCCCAGGGAACCAGCCGAGGTGGTCACCGAAGCTGACCTGGAACTCATGGCTGCAGAGCCAAGAATTGGGGTCTTCATCTGTTCGTGTGGTATCAACATTGCAGGCACTGTGGATGTGGCCGAAGTCACGCGCTATGCGTCCACACTTCCTGGTGTTGTTCATGCTGAGAACCTGCTGTACTCCTGTTCTTCTGACGCTCAGGTTGTGATAAAGGAAGCAATCAGGCAGCATAACCTCAATCGTGTCATTGTGGCATCGTGCACTCCCCGGACTCATGAGCCACTCTTTCGTGCCACCATTCAGGAGGCCGGTCTAAACAAGTACCTCTTTGAGATGGCCAACATCCGAGAGCACTGCTCATGGATTCACCAGACCGCCAAGGATGAGGCCACTGCAAAGGCGATGGACTTGGTTCGGATGTCGGTGGCGAGGTCACGGATTCTTGAGCCGCAGACCGAGGCTATCACTCAGGTGGAGCCATCCGCTCTGGTGATCGGCGCGGGGGTCGCGGGCATGTCCGCTGCGCGCACTATAGCCGAAGCCGGCTTCAAAGTCTATCTTGTGGAGCGGGAGGACCATGTGGGCGGCCTACTGAACAAGCTGCGCTCAGTTGACTTTGACTTCAGGCCCGCAGCCGACGTCGTGGCTGAGAACGAACGCGCTGTGCGCAGTTCTCCCAACATTGAACTGATGCTTGAGTCCGAGGTTGTTGATGCAAAGGGGTCCATCGGTGCCTTTGATGTGACGATCAAGACCGGGAACAAGAAGCGTGAAGTCAAGGTGGGCGTAGTGGTGGTTGCCACCGGCGCCTTGCCGCTGGAAGAGCAGGGCCTCTACGGCCTCAAGAAGCTCCCCGAGGTGATGACGGAGCTGGAGTTCAACCAGCGTCTCGCATCCGGAGAGGGCCTTACCGATGGGGAGACCTTCGCTGTCATCCACTGTGCTGGTTCCCGCGAAGACGAGTCGGTTGAGAAGGCGCGTACGTGGTGTTCTGCAATATGCTGCACGGTTGCTCTTGAGCACACGCTTGAGCTGCTGAAGGCCTACCCCAAGTCACGGGTGTTCCATCTCTACAGGGACCTCAGAGTCGCCTATTCTGCAGAGGACAAGTACCGTGAGGCACGAAAAAAGGGCGTTGTCTTCATTCGGTTCGACAAGAACTCACCACCGGAGGTCAAGAAGGGCTCTGGCAAGGCATTGCGAGTGGAAGTCACAGACCAGATCCTTGGTGCCAGACTCCTGCTGGACGTTGACCATGTCGTTCTGGCCACTGCAATGGTGCCAGCTGAACAGAACAAGGTCATCTCCGAGTTGTTCAAGGTCCCTCTGAACATGTCCGGTTTCTTCATGGAGGCCCACCCAAAGCTGCGTCCTGTCGACTTCCAGACGGACGGTGTCTACGTGGCTGGGACTGCCACGGCTCCAAAGTCAATCGATGAAGCAATTGCTCAGGGTCGTGGTGCAGCGGCCCGGGCACTGATCCCTCTGATAAGTGGCGTACGCAAGACCGAGGCCATTGTGTCTGTAGTTGACCCCGAGGTCTGTGTGGGCTGTGGCACTTGTGAGATCAACTGTGTCTACAATGCCATAGAGGTGATGCCTGGAGAAGGTGGTCATGACTATGCCGTTTCTAACCCTGTGCTATGTCAGGGATGCGGCAAGTGTGCTGCCGGTTGTCCAGCTGGAGCAATCACCATGAAGCACTTCACTGACGATCAGATTCTCGCCCAGGTCAAGGCTGCAATCGCCGACCTGCCAGCCAATCAGCCACGGATACTGGCAATGATATGCAACTGGTGCTCCTATGCTGGTGCGGATAATGCTGGGGTGTCACGTCTGCAACAGCCATCCACAGTCAGAGACATCAGAGTCATGTGCACAGGCCGCATCAGTGTGGCTCACATACTGGAGGCCTTCCGTCTTGGAGCAGACATGGTGTGGATATCTGGCTGTCACTTCGGTGACTGTCACTATGTCGATGGCAATGTCTCATTCGAGCGACGCTATAGTATTGCCAAGAGAATAATCGAAAAGGCCGGTCTGGAACCCGAACGGCTGCAGTTCACTCAGATTAGCGCAAGCGAAGGATCTGTATGGGCAGAGAAGGTCAGAGAGCTCTCATCACTCGTAGAGCGGCTTGGACCAAGTCCACTGAGGAGGTAG
- the hdrB gene encoding CoB--CoM heterodisulfide reductase subunit B, producing the protein MAKHSYYHFLGCIIPHRYPSIERATNLVFEDLGLELLDMVGASCCPAPGVFGSFDRVTWASIAARNLTLAEAGGHDIVTGCNGCFASLWDSNHELKHDVELRTKVNEILGEVGREFKGTIEVYHYVDVLYNVVGTQKIREHVTRPLNGVRMALHPGCHWMRPRAVKKKDNSERPRIFRELCEATGAEYVPYRDELICCGAGGAVRTADVKVALDFTVQKFDSILKAGGADLIVTPCPFCELQLDMGQVEIQKLFNKSYNFDVLHVSELLALAFGHEPEEFGLGTHLQYQQRKSAPGFLAKVSDSST; encoded by the coding sequence ATGGCTAAGCACTCTTACTATCATTTTCTCGGTTGTATCATTCCTCATCGATATCCGAGCATTGAGAGAGCCACGAACCTCGTGTTCGAAGACCTCGGACTGGAGCTGCTGGACATGGTGGGCGCATCATGCTGCCCTGCCCCCGGGGTCTTTGGGTCGTTTGACAGAGTCACCTGGGCAAGCATTGCCGCCCGTAATCTGACGCTCGCAGAAGCGGGTGGACATGACATAGTGACTGGTTGCAACGGCTGTTTTGCATCCCTTTGGGACTCCAACCACGAGCTGAAGCACGATGTGGAACTCCGGACGAAAGTCAACGAGATCCTGGGTGAAGTGGGTCGTGAGTTCAAGGGCACGATAGAGGTCTATCACTACGTCGATGTACTATACAATGTGGTTGGTACGCAGAAGATCAGAGAACATGTGACAAGGCCTCTCAATGGCGTCCGGATGGCACTGCATCCGGGCTGCCACTGGATGCGGCCGCGCGCTGTGAAGAAGAAGGACAACTCGGAACGCCCCCGCATATTCAGAGAACTATGTGAGGCGACGGGTGCCGAGTACGTACCGTACAGGGACGAGCTGATCTGCTGCGGGGCCGGCGGCGCAGTGCGCACTGCAGATGTGAAGGTTGCACTAGACTTCACAGTGCAGAAGTTCGACAGTATTCTGAAGGCTGGTGGTGCAGACCTGATTGTCACTCCCTGCCCCTTCTGTGAGCTGCAGCTAGACATGGGGCAGGTGGAGATACAGAAGCTGTTCAACAAGTCGTACAACTTCGATGTGCTGCATGTATCAGAGTTGCTGGCGCTCGCGTTTGGTCACGAACCGGAAGAGTTCGGCCTGGGGACGCACCTTCAGTATCAACAGCGTAAGAGTGCACCCGGCTTCTTGGCGAAGGTCTCCGACAGCAGTACGTAG